In Rubrivirga marina, the following are encoded in one genomic region:
- a CDS encoding MBL fold metallo-hydrolase produces MPLSVQSFVVSPFAENTYVLSSQGEAAIVDPGTASRAERQAVEAYVEAAGLAVRHLLLTHAHIDHVFGCHHFAERYGKAAEHGGWQLHPADAPLLENAVVQGEMFGVRVDPPPPPAHDLAAGDEIALGDVTLRVLHVPGHSPGSVAFYSEADSILVGGDVLFQGSIGRTDLWQGSLDVLLASIRDEVLTLPDATVVYSGHGPKTTVGAERRTNPFLRDL; encoded by the coding sequence GGAGAACACCTACGTCCTCTCATCCCAGGGCGAGGCGGCGATCGTGGACCCCGGGACGGCGTCGCGGGCCGAGCGTCAGGCGGTCGAGGCGTACGTCGAGGCGGCCGGGCTCGCGGTGCGGCACCTCCTCCTGACCCACGCCCACATCGACCACGTCTTTGGCTGCCACCACTTCGCCGAGCGCTACGGGAAGGCGGCCGAGCACGGCGGCTGGCAGCTCCACCCGGCCGACGCGCCGTTGTTGGAGAACGCTGTCGTCCAAGGCGAGATGTTCGGCGTCCGCGTCGACCCGCCGCCGCCACCGGCGCACGACCTCGCGGCGGGCGACGAGATCGCCCTCGGCGACGTGACGCTCCGCGTGCTCCACGTACCGGGCCACTCGCCGGGCTCCGTCGCCTTCTACTCGGAGGCCGACTCCATCCTGGTCGGCGGCGACGTGCTGTTCCAGGGCTCCATCGGGCGGACCGACCTCTGGCAGGGCAGCCTCGACGTGCTGCTGGCCTCAATCCGCGACGAGGTCCTCACGCTCCCCGACGCCACGGTCGTCTACTCCGGTCACGGGCCGAAGACCACCGTTGGCGCCGAGCGGCGGACGAACCCGTTTTTGCGAGACCTGTAG